A DNA window from Arachis duranensis cultivar V14167 chromosome 3, aradu.V14167.gnm2.J7QH, whole genome shotgun sequence contains the following coding sequences:
- the LOC107477393 gene encoding maltose excess protein 1-like, chloroplastic isoform X2, translating into MPQIILNARNLAAGNNTALMAVPWLGMLTSLLGNLSLLSYFAKKREQGAMVVQTLGVVSTFVVLAQLALAEAMPLPYFLATSVVVVSGLFLNFMNYFGLLNAGIFRLWEDFITIGGLSVLPQIMWSTFVPYIPNSILPGAISFVIAVLAVTMARSGKLSEQGVKFVGGISGWTATLLFMWMPVSQMWTNYLNPENMKGLSAISMLLAMIGNGLMLPRALLIRDLMWFTGSAWATFFYGYGNIACLYLSNIISKEFFLAATAGLVSWIGMAFWRDSVVHGYSSPLTSISDLVSGS; encoded by the exons ATGCCACAGATTATACTCAATGCTCGAAATCTTGCAGCTGGAAATAATACTGCTCTCATGGCTGTCCCGTGGCTG GGAATGCTTACTAGTTTGCTTGGAAACTTGTCACTACtttcatactttgccaagaagAGAGAACAGGGAGCAATGGTAGTGCAGACACTGGGTGTCGTTTCAACATTTGTGGTCCTTGCTCAGCTGGCATTGGCAGAAGCTATGCCTTTGCCGTACTTTTTGGCGACTTCAGTTGTTGTGGTGTCTGGTCTTTTCCTGAATTTCATGAATTACTTTGGTTTGCTAAATGCCGGAATCTTTCGATTGTGGGAAGATTTCATTACTATTGGGGGTTTATCTGTGCTTCCCCAG ATAATGTGGTCAACATTTGTCCCCTATATACCTAACAGCATCTTGCCCGGGGCAATTTCTTTTGTGATAGCTGTCTTGGCTGTTACCATG GCAAGAAGTGGAAAACTTTCTGAGCAAGGTGTCAAATTTGTTGGAGGAATATCTGGATGGACAGCTACATTACTTTTCATGTGGATGCCGGTTTCCCAAATG TGGACAAATTATCTCAATCCCGAGAACATGAAAGGCTTGTCAGCAATTTCTATGTTGCTAGCTATGATTGGGAATGGACTTATGCTCCCACGTGCACTCTTAATCCGTGATCTCATGTG GTTCACTGGTTCAGCTTGGGCTACCTTTTTTTACGGATACGGGAACATTGCATGCCTATACTT GTCAAACATTATCAGCAAGGAATTCTTCTTGGCAGCTACTGCTGGTTTGGTTTCATGGATAG GAATGGCTTTCTGGAGAGATTCTGTAGTGCATGGTTACAGTTCACCTTTGACTTCCATAAGTGACTTAGTTTCTGGATCATGA